The following proteins are encoded in a genomic region of Salvelinus namaycush isolate Seneca chromosome 12, SaNama_1.0, whole genome shotgun sequence:
- the LOC120057328 gene encoding sorting nexin-12-like isoform X2 → MSDPTVADTRRLNSKPQDLTDAYGPPSNFLEMDVYDPQTVGVGRNRFTTYEVRMRTNLPIFKLKDSIVRRRYSDFEWLKNELERDSKIVVPPLPGKALKRQLPFRGDEGIFEDAFIEERRVGLEQFINRIAGHPLAQNERCLHMFLQDESIDRNYVPGK, encoded by the exons ATGTCAGATCCCACGGTAGCTGATACTCGCCGGTTAAATTCAAAACCTCAGGACCTGACGGATGCTTATGGTCCCCCCAGCAATTTTCTTGAAATGGATGTTTATGACCCCCAAACTGTTGGAGTCGGGCGGAACCGTTTCACAACGTACGAAGTCCGTATGCGG ACAAACCTGCCGATTTTTAAGTTGAAGGATTCTATTGTGCGAAGAAGATACAGTGACTTTGAGTGGCTGAAGAATGAGTTGGAGCGAGACAGTAAG ATTGTAGTGCCTCCCTTGCCTGGGAAGGCACTGAAGAGACAGCTACCTTTCCGTGGGGATGAAGGCATTTTTGAAGATGCTTTCATTGAAGAGCGGCGTGTGGGTCTTGAGCAGTTCATCAACAG AATTGCAGGTCACCCTCTGGCCCAAAACGAGCGCTGTCTTCACATGTTTTTGCAGGACGAGAGCATCGACCGCAACTACGTTCCCGGAAAG TAA
- the LOC120057328 gene encoding sorting nexin-12-like isoform X1, with amino-acid sequence MSDPTVADTRRLNSKPQDLTDAYGPPSNFLEMDVYDPQTVGVGRNRFTTYEVRMRTNLPIFKLKDSIVRRRYSDFEWLKNELERDSKIVVPPLPGKALKRQLPFRGDEGIFEDAFIEERRVGLEQFINRIAGHPLAQNERCLHMFLQDESIDRNYVPGKV; translated from the exons ATGTCAGATCCCACGGTAGCTGATACTCGCCGGTTAAATTCAAAACCTCAGGACCTGACGGATGCTTATGGTCCCCCCAGCAATTTTCTTGAAATGGATGTTTATGACCCCCAAACTGTTGGAGTCGGGCGGAACCGTTTCACAACGTACGAAGTCCGTATGCGG ACAAACCTGCCGATTTTTAAGTTGAAGGATTCTATTGTGCGAAGAAGATACAGTGACTTTGAGTGGCTGAAGAATGAGTTGGAGCGAGACAGTAAG ATTGTAGTGCCTCCCTTGCCTGGGAAGGCACTGAAGAGACAGCTACCTTTCCGTGGGGATGAAGGCATTTTTGAAGATGCTTTCATTGAAGAGCGGCGTGTGGGTCTTGAGCAGTTCATCAACAG AATTGCAGGTCACCCTCTGGCCCAAAACGAGCGCTGTCTTCACATGTTTTTGCAGGACGAGAGCATCGACCGCAACTACGTTCCCGGAAAG GTATGA